The Bdellovibrionales bacterium genome contains the following window.
CAAAAAGAAAAATCTCACAAGGTCTCCACTTTTTTTAAAACTTTTGTCAATAAGCTCGAAGGATTCACTTGTTTCAGATTTCCGAGCTCCACCCACTGAGTTTCTTTGGAAACTTTCGGAGTGCGCGAATCCTTTTTAATCTGAATGTAAATATCATGATGAGTGATAAAGTGTTTAACATCAAAGTTTTTTGGCTTTTCTTCCTGAGTCAGGACTTTCCCCGGGAAAATCCACTGACCTTTTAAGAAAGGAGCATAATTGTTTTGGACCAAAGCCACCTGAAGTGAAGATTTATTTTTTCGAATATGGACTTCCGGCTGCCATACCCAAACTTCGCTTTCTTTACGCGGTTTTTTCAGAGGCAATTTTTCTACCAGATTTTTTTCACGAGCGACACAATCAGAACTCCACGGGCACAACAAGCAGCTGACTTTTTGAGGAGTGCAAACTGTGGCACCTAATTCCATCAGTGCCTGATTGATGTCTGCCGGTGAACCGGCTTCAGCCAAAGCATCTGACATTTTTTGCAACTCATCGCGAGCGGCAGAATTCCACCA
Protein-coding sequences here:
- a CDS encoding A/G-specific adenine glycosylase, encoding MKTMTDHKKLLKWYQENKRDLPWRRSKDAYRIWISEVMLQQTTVVAVIPYYEKFLKRFPTVEALAKAPESDVLEAWAGLGYYSRARNLHKAAKAIAENGFPKTAAGLLELPGFGPYTSRAVASIAYDEAVGVLDGNVIRVLSRKYGKKLEWWNSAARDELQKMSDALAEAGSPADINQALMELGATVCTPQKVSCLLCPWSSDCVAREKNLVEKLPLKKPRKESEVWVWQPEVHIRKNKSSLQVALVQNNYAPFLKGQWIFPGKVLTQEEKPKNFDVKHFITHHDIYIQIKKDSRTPKVSKETQWVELGNLKQVNPSSLLTKVLKKVETL